In Gambusia affinis linkage group LG20, SWU_Gaff_1.0, whole genome shotgun sequence, the genomic window GTATTTCCAACTTGTTCACAattaagagtagcactacttcaacatattttacccaagtaaaagtaaagacttggatggatggatggatggatggatggatggatggatggatggatgaagggatggatggatggatttctttgaagttttttttacggtagtttgtttttttaaggttagAGACATGATTTGAAGCATAAGTGgaaattaattcaattcaaaaatactatatttattccaaaaagaaattaaaggtTGTTGTAACTCGTATCATCCGACGCTTTTGTTGTGGATGATGATATtatgggcaggaaggatctaaTTGTCCTGAGATGCTGTTATCTCGATATCCAAGGACAGAGACAATATTCCACAGTAGCACGTTCTGGatgacaccatcagttgttGACAAGCACTGCTAATCATCCACCTTTACTTTTGCCACTTCTCTGTCTGGCCATTTAGGAATAATCCTaattatttttagacaaaatcTTTATCAAAGAGACTACAGCACAGTTTTTTGTCTACATATCAGTGtcctcagaaataaaaacatggaatcAGAATGTTAGACTTATGATGGTATGTAAAAATAATGGTATGTTCTAAATATAGACTGGATGATTAgtaataaaagtcatttttaccTAGAGTTGACAACAGTGACATAGAAAAAACATATATGATGTATCATACAACTAGATTCATATTGAagattaataacaaaaatacatttctatatATACTTTCTATGAATATACTATATTCAATATAGAATACCACAAAAACTATAAAGGTGAACATATGCACATAAAAACGCCTGGCTTTTTGTGGTGTTAATGGAAAAGCCTATGAAAAACATATCTTCCTaatttttagttgcatttttcTGCGCTTAGTCTTGTGCTCACTAACTGAAGCCCCAATCCTGAGAAATAGTCAATACCTTGCCCCTGACCTCAGTAAATAAATACTCTGATGTCCATTATGTGTTGCTTAAATCTTTTTCAGTCTTCTTAGGGAGTCGTGCCAGTCCTTAAAAGCTACTCCAATTTCTCACAAACTTTCTTTACCTGAAAATAGTCTGCTTTACTCAGGACAGCCGAAGGCTGGAAGCCTTTCATCCACCTGGAGGCTGGAGCGCATCACCCCAAAACGGAAAAACAGTCGACatttgctttcaaaataaaagctggtttCAAAAATCAAAGCGACAATTGCACATAAATAAAcaccaaacataaataaactcatATTTTACTCATGAtatagaaattgtttttcttcattaataAAGGTGCTGAAGTAGaacattcatttgaaaatatgttctttacaataaaatgtagaaactcAAAGAAACTTCCAAAGCAGCACAGAGCATGCCTCTTTCATCCATTAATTTtaagaatataaatattatatatgtaaagttaaaatgttattgtaaGATCGAAGCTggtaaggggaaaaaaatgtgagaTTAAACTGGTAATTGGGAGGGTGGCGGAGAGTTCAATGGCCTGTCTTGGCCTTCCCTCTCTAGCTGTTCCCTCCTCAGGACTACTGGGAAATGTAGTGTCACTAACAGAaattataatgatttttttccatttcgaataaattagaatagtagaattgtattaaaaagaataattacattaatttcaGCAGAATTTAACAGTAAGCTATACTGATTCAGTGTTAGATTCTGACATGAATGGGACCTGCTATTTCTAATGGAACTGCATATCCCAGATTGCTTTTCGTGTTATGCGCATGCCCCGTGAGGTTGGACGTGTAGGGGGCGAGACGATGAAATATGTGATGTGGGAGGCTAGTATGTGGCGGTGAAATTTGACATTATCACcatgaattattttctgttattgtaAACTTGTCAATCTAGTCTTTTCTGAAGTCGGACCGAGCAGCGCTGTGAGACACACGGAGACAACAGGGTGTGTGAGAGgctttttcagctgtttttacagCGGAGCAGGGACTCCCTGGTAAccgttaggtttttttttcccaccgcAACCAGAATGCCGCGAGACAACAAATCTGCCCTGATCCAGAAAATAGCGAAGCAGGCCTTTATCACGTTTAAAGACTGCAGGTCTGCGAACAACGGGGACGGAAGCCTCGTTACGGACAAGTTCAATGAACTGATCTCCTTAGTGACCTCCGTCCGGGCCAAGGACCTGAAAATTATTCCGCCGAAAAACAAACCGAGCTCCGGCGCAGCTGCACCTCTGAGCCCCCCAGTCACCTACATGCATATCTGCGAGACGGAGGTGTTCAGTATGGGGGTGTTCCTGCTGAAGGCCGGGACCTCCATCCCGCTCCACGACCACCCAGGAATGAACGGGATGCTCAAGGTCTCATTGTCTGCCAGTCTGTCCAGAGCTCTTTTTCTCCCACTTGAGTAAAATGCCGTGAGAACAAAATGACCCTGTTTTGAAATACACTGCTAAGGTTATATTGTACCTCAATGCCTAAACTTTATCTGTGGAAACAGCAAATCCACCTGTTTCTACCTTTACTACCTGTTGTCCTTTACAATACAAGAGCCACAGagcataattatttttattcaaaagtacTGCATTAGTTTAATCAATTGTAATAACCAATTTAGCCAAACTGTtgaaagttattaaaatgaacttaaatATGTTTGGGTTGCAGCTCGTGATGATCGACCACATTTTTTGCACCAAATAGAAATTCCATTCGATCTCCTTAGTGACCTTAACTGTGCTTTTATAACATTGTTTgactattttttattagttttggaTGTCAGATACATGTTGGACAAAAATTATATCATAGAAAATTATTatgattgatttaaaaaaaagcaactccCTAGATGGGCTCCTCCTGCTGGTGTCTTTAATTCATTCATCTAAAATAACAGATACACTGACTCAGTCTCATACCTGGGTTTTTACAGCACAGACTTGAGTTGAAGTATTTCTTATCTAAAACTTTATCTCAAAGGTATTTGAAATGATGACTGTAGGGATGCGCCGATATGAAAATTTGgggcaatattaatattgctgttatggGCGATATCCGTTATCATATATTTCACTTCCCATTTCacacctcaaaaaaaaaaactcaccatCGTTCATCCCTTGTTGATTgacttgtttttactttatgtttgAAACATGTTATCAGCACTAGTTTTTAGATTCCATCATAGTTTTCTGGCATCTTACAGATCTTCTGATTTCCAGCTGTTATGTTGTTGGACAGCAGGGTCACATGACTGCAGTCAGGTTCTCTGATGCATGTCAGTCAGAATTACTGTGATGTGAACCCCAGAGGCTGATACTTGGGTTCAGACTGTAACTTCCCTGTTTATGCATCATATTAAAAACTTCAGTCATGGACTCTAAAAGAAATAATGTTCTTTGCTGCGCCGAAGGGTAAACTCAGAGGAAGAATCGGAACTAGAAGTATTTACCATGAATCCTGACAGTTTTCTGTCATCTGCACAGGTCCTGTATGGAAAGGTGAACGTCAGGTGTTTGGACAAGCTGGAGAACAGTCTTCCTGTCCCGCCTCGTCTGGAGCCGGCCCTGGCTCCGCTGCAGACGCCGGTGGTGTGGCGCTCCGTTCTCCGCTCCGTGGCTGAATACTCTGAGAACAGCGGGCCGTGCCTCCTCACGCCCGTGCGGGATAACCTCCACCAGATCGATGCGGTGGACGGGCCGGCTGCTTTCCTGGACATCCTGGCTCCTCCCTACAACCCGGACGACGGCCGGGACTGTCACTATTACAGAGTCCTGCGGAGCGAGGCCGAGCCGGCGACGGATGCAAAGGTCGACCAGGAGCAGCTGGGAGACAAGAAGGAGAATGAGGGGTGGCTTCTTGAAATCCCCCAGCCAGAGGACTTCTGGTGTGGGGGGGAACCTTACCCAGGCCCTGTGGTCTCCATCTGAGTCACACCCCTCTTACTGGAACAACACCCAGACgtccactcatccatccaccAGGAATTCTGACTTTCACCTATGGAGTGAGAATCAGCCGGAACGCTCTGCTCCTGAACTCTACAGGAAGAGGTCTGGAAGGTGGCCAAGAAGGGACATTCCTAATCTGATATTATATTTCTTTGAATCATATATTACCTTGTACACAGATGAATGtcttttttcaaacaatgtgTGAATAATGCGTTATGGTTAGAAACGTGGCAGCTTTTCCCATGAAGTCTCTGCTGCAGAGGACCTCCACATTGTGACGTCTTAATGCCAAAGCTTGCTCCTGCCTTATTGTGAATATTTGTATACTCAGCAATGatgctatttttattaaacacttCTAGTCCTTCTTCCCAAGTGCCCACACTACAATCTATAAAGCCTTAAAATTGTTTATATATCAATGTTTCCTAATAGTTCTGGTTTATTCGATaaaacagaaagctgctgcTTTGTGGTGTTTTGATGTATTGTCACTTGACTTATTGGGACTGAATCCAGACGGAGACTGTAGAGCACACCATGTTAAAGGCCTACTGAAGTGTTAGAAATGACATAAAACACTATTTTGACTCACTATCATTCCTATTATGCTACTGTATGCTTCCTAATCTTATAGTGTGCCTTCTTCTGAGTCGACACAGGTCGGTATATCTGCcataattattgttttcctGTTGAATGTAAATGGAGTAATAAATATGAGGATCCTCATGAATAATCCTCAACCTTTATTGGGCTTCAGCTTTTATGATTCACCTTCCCACCTTTCCACTTCTTagcttttgtcttctttcaaaTGAATGCCTCCACCTTCACCAGTATGATCCACCCTGGTTCTTGTCCGGTagcatatatttgttttgtggtCCAATCAGCCTTATTGGGATGAAGGAAACATTTGCTTCATGCCCAGGTCACACTGTCAGGCCAAATATTTGAATGAATATAAGGAAAAAATTTTTCCATGTTCCTGATCACTGATGAAAAGTAACTAACTCTGAAGACACATTAGCTTCGCTAATGGGGCTAAGAAACAAGAGGGAGTACACTAAAATGCAGTAAGAGGACTTTACTTATATATATGCTAGAAACTACTTACTTAATTGAAACAGTTCCTGGCTCATGCTTTTAATTAGTTTCTTTCCTCAGATTTTCAGAAGAAATAGAAAGCAatagcctggccattgccttcctgtgcaGTTTCTCTTGGAAAAAGAACTTCTTGTTACAGCACAGTCCGGCTCAGCACTGGTTAGCAGGTAGTTTCTGGTAAGTTTAACATCGAACGGACACATTACATACTTCACAGGCAAACGTTTGCagttgggtaaaatttaaaactttaacacagGAAGCAATCTGTTGTCAACAGCCTGAGTCCAGATCCTCTGGATGAAACCAATATTTAGAACAGGGAGCTGGTTTTACCAGGCCAAGAAAGCAGTGATAGTTTGGTACTGATTTATCAGCCAGCTGATTCATCTgtgccgatttccttaattttgggagatggGTCattacatgtgaagctgataCCATCCACTGATTTACAAGTCAACCTCTGTCCTCTGTTGAGAGAGTTTGGACTGACAGACCTGCCCACCaggttaataaaaaataacagcagttaaaatctgaattaaaatcaaaaatcggccaaaaaactgcaatctCCTAGACTGCTCACTTTTACTCAGCAAAACAATCATATTTTGCCTCAGGCAGAGCAGGATGGTCatgaaaatgaacataaaactaACTCATGGTGCAGTTTCATGTGTGGAAATGTAAATACCAAAAACTAGATGACAGGAGCGTCACTCCTCTGAAACTAAAGGTTCGTCGTTGATGAACTGACTGATTAGATGAAGCTTTAGATTCAATCTTGTTGGCCAACCCTCCTGTCACATATTAACCAAAAGATTCACTTGCAATGGATATAAACAGATACATTTACATTGTGtgattaaaatattgcaaacctaaaataatttgataaaatgtgtttagttttacataaataaatatgaagaaCATATTGATATTAAATGTTATATGCGAATAAGCTGTTTGATCAAGACCTTTTCATGGCACACAGTTTTCTTAAACTGATCTGAAAGTTTTActctaaacaaattaattttttttctgccttttcaaCAGCATTATATTTGTTAACTTACATTAAAGAAACATGGTGTCATCATATTTGATTTTCCAACACAGAAATCAGTTGTACAAATGTTCAGACCTTCCTCTTGGGTTTGCTGGTTTGCTTGGGCAGAAATTGAGTCTGCCAGGGATGTCCCTGAACGTTACCTGTTAACCCTTTACAGTCCAAAATCACCATTTTCAAATGCTTAACTGTTTTGTGTGAACTCAACTTCAATAGATTAAGTTATCTAGCATTTCTGATGATCCACTAGGCTCTGCTTCTTCGCTGCTGTGCAGCAGAGGATGATGTACAGCAGTCAGTCAGCAGCTGGTAGGGCAGACCACTGTTGGAGAGCTCTCAATCtctcaaataaatttgatcatatttcaTCATCTTTATTTTGTGACTCTGCTTTCCAACTAATTAGAGTAAGACTATAAGATAAGACCACTAATTTATTTCACCTGCAAATACTAGCAAATATTCTAGCTAAAGTATTCTAATCTGTCAGAAATAGACAAAGAATTTATAAAGGCAACTTAATCACAATAATCTAGATAAAAAAGTTAACTTAATAATGCAGCTTTAGTGCTGACATTTCATTAATTTAGTGTAAGTGTGCAATCATTTCAAATGAGTTTcgagaacaaagacaaaatatcaACTTAAGAACCGTAAAGATTgatctgctgaaaatatttggaaaaaaatccatgaagattattaacttttttttattattattattttacataagtTGCGTTAGTGTACATTTCCTTGGCCATCTTCTTGTCATGCATGACAGTCAGACATAAATACTGGAAAAGACTGGAGTTATTCTACTGACCTGTGATTCAGAAGAGACATTACTCcccattgtgtgtgtgtgtgtgtgtgtgtgtgtgtgtgtgtgtgtgtgtgtgtgtgtgtgtgtgtgtgtgtgggtgggtgtgtgtgtgtgtaagtatagatgtgtgcatttgtgcatttgtaaacaaaatgctGTTAAACTGATATGAGTGCTCAATAAATGCAGCAAGAAACTGTTGGGTTTGTAAATGCAACACGTTAAATTGATGCAGGTCAgtaaatcataattttttttaacacaagcTTTTACCATTTTATGGATAAAACGCTCATATTGTTCGAATTCACTTTGTGAAGTGTCTCAGTTCTGAAGTCTTTCTACTCAgattaaaaagcagaatgacGCTCGTGTCTTTATTTTCGGCCTCGGAATAAATGATTTGACTCTTTATGTTTGCGAAATCCCagcttttagtgtttttctttttattttaagaagtcGTCTCAAGTGTGATACTTCATTGGTTACATATCCGGTTGAATCCACAAATAACTGAATGAGGTTTGGTTGCGCAGAACTAAGTCTGCGGTTCCTCTTGGTAAAAGAATATCTGGGACCGACCATGTTTGTCTCTCGCAACAGATATTATTCTAGGCGATGACAACAGTGGAACATGTAGACAAATATAGAAGAGAAAATTGATAAATACAGAACTGTAGTGTGGAGAAAGTTGTCCTTATGGAAAACAAATACGTTCTCATTTTACTGTAATCACCAATTTTTTGAATACTTAAAATAATCGGGTGTCTATATTTGGAATTTTGGAAATATCAGTTCCCCCCAGTCTTTGTTCCTGCTTCTCTGTGCCAAAGCGCGGATTcgttcagtatttttttttgtttgtttttttgtttgttttttttttgttttgttttgctttctacCTTCAACATGTTTGCCTGCTATCAGTGTCTGATAATAACCTGAGGTGACACTAAGATAAAAAGTGAGTGGGTCTAAACTCTGAGTCAGATATGCCAAAGATGACGCAGTGAGGGATTTGCCCAATAAAACTTTCCAACATCAAAATGTGTGTATAAATTCAGATGAGACGTTGTTATTCTGCATGCCTGCGCGGTGCGTCGCGCTCCAGTCACGAGGAATAAAAGCGGCATTTGTGTTTCTCATCCTCGTTCATTTAATAAGtcttaaaacacacatcacaAC contains:
- the adoa gene encoding 2-aminoethanethiol (cysteamine) dioxygenase a — encoded protein: MPRDNKSALIQKIAKQAFITFKDCRSANNGDGSLVTDKFNELISLVTSVRAKDLKIIPPKNKPSSGAAAPLSPPVTYMHICETEVFSMGVFLLKAGTSIPLHDHPGMNGMLKVLYGKVNVRCLDKLENSLPVPPRLEPALAPLQTPVVWRSVLRSVAEYSENSGPCLLTPVRDNLHQIDAVDGPAAFLDILAPPYNPDDGRDCHYYRVLRSEAEPATDAKVDQEQLGDKKENEGWLLEIPQPEDFWCGGEPYPGPVVSI